From the genome of Primulina huaijiensis isolate GDHJ02 chromosome 11, ASM1229523v2, whole genome shotgun sequence:
CAATTATCGATATTCGGGTTCTTATTTGGtccaaattttcataattttgtcAGTTCGAAGATTTTGCAAACCATAATGCCTTTGAGCTGCTTGCCAAATACCGAACGGCTCATCTCGTGTTTAATGATGATATCCAGGTAAAAGTGATCTTCTGATGTTTctgtttgattttaaatgttaccCTCTTTGTCaagaatatatcataatttagTTATGGCATCTCAGGGTACAGCTTCTGTAGTTCTTGCGGGGCTTGTCGCAGCTCTGAAACTTGTTGGTGGAACTTTAACTGATCATACTTTCTTATTCCTAGGAGCTGGAGAGGTTACATTTACTTTATTCTTGAATTCCCATTCCCCCTGCttgattatataatttatatatattttctacatCCTATGTTTTGTGAATTCTCTTACCATATTTGCATGAATGGGCTACctagaaattttgaaataaacttTGAATGTGGTACAATTTATCATTTGATCTGACTTCTATTTTTGGCTTCTTAAATGCTGGGACAGGTATAGCTGAACTTATCGCCCTTAAGATATCCAAAAGGGTATGGTTTCTTTTTTGTCATCGCTGTTGAATAATGTGCATGCTAAATTATGCTTCTTGCTTGATTTTTCGACTCATGGCTGCAGACAAATGCTCCAGTCGAAGAGACAAGGAAGAAAATCTGGCTTGCGGACTCTTAAGGCACAAAATGATCGTCTTTAAGACATCATCCCTTTTGTTTTCTTATTACGTACCACATAAATTTGTTTACTATCATTGAACTTTATATTTGTGACAACAGGGGTTAGTTGTCAGTTCGCGTCTAGAGTCCCTTCATCATTTCAAGTAACCATGGGCTCATGATCATGAACCAGTTAAAGAACTTTTGGATGCAGTTAAAGTGGGAAGACCgtgtcttgaattgagccctTTGTATCGCTAAGATCTCCACGGTAATTATTTTGCTCGATATCTAATGTATCTACTAATTTCAGGCAATAAAACCAACAGTTCTGATTGGAACTTCGGGTGTTGGAAGAACGTTTACAAAGGAAGTCGTAGAGACCATGGCTTCTTTAAATgagattactttttattctctGTGTCGCTCCTTTTAAATGCATACTTAAGTGCTAAAATTAATCTTAGTCTATTTTTTTTGTATAGAAACCTCTGATTCTTGCTCTCTCAAACCCAACTTCACAATCAGAGTGTACTGCTGAAGAAGCTTATGCTTGGAGTGAGGTAAATGGatcttttttccttgaaattctATAAACTAGGGGTGTAAAAGGGCCAAGCTGTTCTAGtaatctcaaaaacataaaattcgtGTTCGGGTGTCCATTGAGCTACTCAAACTCGATCTATAgttatttgtttgttttctaCTTTATTTTAAGATGATTAAATTATTACttctttcataaataaataaattaaaaataaaaaatgtgagTAGACTGGATATCTGAGTGAGCTTGGCTCTCGATAGATTGCTTGTTTGAGTCACCTCAAGTAGTCAAACTCAAGAATACTACTTCTCAAGCTCGACTCAACTCCAATGTGCTTATGCCAAAACATTGGTGAGTTTGCATAGTACAATATCACTTGCAGCGACGTGCCATCTTTGCCAGTGGAAGTCCGTTTGATCCAGTGGAGTACAAGGGAAAGTATTCGTGCCTGGTCAGGTTTATATCGACATCCTAAAGAAGCACTCTTTTTTATTGCTTCATTCTCTATTCTAACACCAGCACATATCTTTATAGGAAAATAATGCTTATATATTTCTTGGATTCGGTTTGGGTTTGATCATGTCCGGTACAGTGCGTGTACATGATGATCTGCTCTTGGTAGCCTGTGAGTATTCACAGAGCCTTTAAAATGCATTATAATTCTACAATTTAAAGGGACGACTTCCAATTCTATTGTAACTTTTTCGCTGCAGCGGAAACTTTGGCAGCTCAAGTGACAGAAGAGAACTATGCCAAGGGACTGATATATTCACAAATATTAGAAAGAATTCTGCCCACATCGCAGCTGAAGTTGCGGCAAAGGCATATGAACTTGGTAAGTTCTCATGGACAAATTCATAAGATTTTATCATAGTCGATGAATTATTTACAATGAATTTAAATGGTTTCCTTTTCCGTTTTGAGTGCTACTGACATTGCTAACAATAAGTTACATTAGCTTGATATCATTTCTTCTGGCCGTGCAGGTTTGGCTTCCAGGCTCCCACGACCCAAGGATCTTGTCAAGTTCGCCGAGAGTTGTATGTATACTCTGGTGTATCATACCTATCGCTAACCGAACTACATAATCAACATGTGGTTTGATGTTACAAATGTTTTCACTTTGCCTTGTAATGttctctcttttcttctttAATTGGATTTAAGGTTGTACTCGTTTCTTTGAGTTTTTTGCCACTCTATTGTTTAGGTTTTATTTCTTTGTACGTTTGTCTAGTAATATTGTTTGAAGCGAAATCAGGGTTCTTGAATTTGTCGATGGAAGATGCTGTACAAGATTTCGGAATTTGAAATTCACCCGTTTGGGCAAATGGCAAATTATGGTCTGTCCCTTAATTTTTGTTCTCCTTTTCTATTTCGGTTTTCTTGCTTTCCTTGAGATGCCAGAGAGTACTACGAATCATAATGACATCAAGTATCACGACTCCAAATAAATCAAGATGAAGCACCAACACTCACGATTTGTACAAGTAATTCAATGAattctttttttaagaaaaagatgCGTTTTGCTCctctaattttcaatatttagtcTATTTTTAAATGGTGTGTTTATCCCGCGATAAACGGCATCCCTTGTCCAAATTTCTGAACCTGCAAGAGctaaaaaaagagaaatttcacaaaatactAAAACCTGGAGGTGGCTTAATTACAGATTCTGATTATTTGATTCTATATTTGCAAAACATCCCAAGCAACTTTAACAACAgccgtcaatttttttttttatttatcaaagctCTCTTTTTTCCACAGACTAACAACAAACAATCTACATGAAAAACCAGCGAACCAAAGTCCTCAAAAGACAGTAACATTGTTTTACTTTGTATCATCCAAAACCTGCGAGCTTCTTATTCCCCAAAATGACCGTGGCCTCATTTTCTTCCTCGTGGCTGAAAAGTGCCAACCCAAGTGAGTTCCACATGTGGTGCATTCAGCCATCGACCATGCATACCTGCATCAATACGAGCCCAAAATATCAAACTCGCATCATTTGACAGATGAAGAACAAACCAAGAGTCAGAATGTATAAAGTATTTAATTGTGCCTGTCGTGACATTGATACCAAGGGAAACAGTAACACGTTGGAAAACAAAGCAATAAGCTTCTTTTATTCAAGATTTTCTTCTAGTCAACTCTTACTGGCTAAATCTTAAACCGATTGCCTGTTAAATTTTGGTGAAATCAAGTCACAAATATGATATATGCTAGAAACAGGTCAAACAAAGGTAGTTTGGCATGTAGTGATTCTCACAACTCATCAAGGATCAGGCAGTAACGCCAACATtgaacaataaaatattattgccATAAATAAACGACTGACAGTATATCTTATTTGTGGTGCCTCATTACAAAATATATTGGCTCAGATGGCAATGAAATACCATGCCAGTATAAGCAAATTTAGACCAGGATCTTTAATTAGGAGACATAGGAAGCCGTCGAAAGAAGAGAATATACCCGGGAAACCAGCTGAACTCTTTCACTGGAGGTCCTGCAACTCCTACTCCATTTGTTTTGAAGAGAGTCATTACCTCGTGCACAAAACCATGCGGATTAGCATAGGCACTAAGCGGCCCATCACTAGACATGATTAACATATCACGTCGCCTTCCAATCAACGTCTATGAAAGAAACAAGGTAAGCAATGAAAGAAACAAGGTAAGCAATGAAAGAAACAAGGTAAGCAAAATGTGATCATCGATGCAACAAAGACACAAAGGTACACGAATACtataacatatatattcatCCATGGTAACACATTCATATTTAAATGTATGACAAATTCAAATCACAGTTATAGAGATTGTAATATAATGCACAATTCCTTGAcccgttaaaaaaatattgagtaACAAACAATTTTAGAAAGTGGACACCTATTTATGAGTTATATTCCAAGAGGACATAGAAGCATCCAATGAATGAAAAAAATGGGAGCACGAGGCATATATGAATAATCTGTAATGACATGCTACATTACCTGGCAAGATTTGCactgaattttatcaaaacTTTCAAGTAACTCAATTTCCCTTCGCAATCTATAAGAAGTACCATCAATTTCCAAAAGCTCTTGCCTCTTAGATTCAGATATTGGAATTTTACTAGCAATGTGAAATGAAAGAAGATCTGGTTTCATTACAAGCCCCTCCATGCTTGGTGATTTAACAACTTGTTTCCACCTATCTGCAACATTACATATATTAAATCACTTACAAGTTTTCAGTTCATGCACCTTCATTTTGTAAAGGCTATTTATCTTTTGTGccaaattaaaaaagaaaacataaacTAAGGTAATGTGAACTTAAAGGACATTTAAAATAAAGGGATAGAACATGAGATGTTGCAGAACTTGCAAAAGTTCCATACTTCATTTCCTATACTTAATGAATTGATGCATAATATAAACTAGTAGTTAGACATCTAGGTTTTACATCCTGTATACCCAAGCAATCAGTATAGAAGTCTCTACTTAACAAGGGATACAAATAGATAAAATAGATAATGTGTTTGAATTAGaggtttttctttcaaaaaaaacaaagaaaaatagacTTATTAAAACTATGAAGCGTATTATGGGCATTATATATTTGGTGTACCAAAAAGTTAACATAAGGTGGTCTCAATTAATGTATAGCGTAGATGTTGATATTCTCCCAAACATGCAAAGGAAAGTCACCTTACCAGCTGCCTTTCTAGCAAGAGAATAAGAATCGAACATGTTGTAAACCCAACTGGGCCAAAATGCTCCAGGAACATTCCGAAGCAGGGCTACGGAGCGCTTGTCCCATTTTGCCCTGTAGTGATGTTGCACACCTGAGAAGGTCCTTTTTCCAACATTAGAACTAGCATGTAAGTTCTGTTTGTTGTGTTCTGAATTAATCGACCTCAAATAGATATCCAATCCTGACAATTCAGGATGAAATTCTGAATGCTGCACAAAGTTCTCCTCATCACTGCTCATTGACTCATCATTTACATTAGGGCAACAAGAGGCTAGAGCAGATTGGTGCAAACTTTTTTCTGCTGATGAAAGTTCACTTTCAAAACTCCCCTCTGACATTGCATCAGAATCTTTTCCCTCCTCACAGCTGCAGTGATTAAGCTGAGAATCCTTTAACGATGGTGTGCTCCAGATACTGCTCGTTTGCAAGTTTCTCAATGGAGCCAGCTTGCCAACGACTTCCTGTGGTGTTCTTAGTGGCAGATCTTCCCTAATTATCTGAACCTCTCCACATGGCTATTTCAAAGCAGTTAGACAATGATAAAATGAACTGTACAAAAACATGAACTCtagcttgaaaatttaaaagaacTTACTGCTCCCTCTGCATCAATCAAGCGGCGCTTCAGACGAAAACGCTGCTGGCCGCGGGCAACCACGTTTACCGAACCGTCTTCCAGCCGCCGATGTTGCCGAATCTGCGATAAGTTGTAAGAAACTGAATTATTCTAGAACTAAATGTtctatataaaatttaaagttgATGAAAGGAGTTAATCGTTCATTTGCAGTAGAACTCAACAGAGATTTCTCAACTTACAGAAACCTGACTCCTTAAGATTACCCTCATAAAACGAAATTTTGAAGTAACATACTCAAGTGATTCCAGGTAACAAGGGGCCATAGTCTATACCCTTTGTTTCTGATGTAGGCATTGAGAACACTGTGGGCATGAACAAAAAGAGGCGCGTGATCCAATATGTGTATTCTAGGAAGAAGGTAAGGAAGCCACGTGGGGGAGGGTAGAGGTAGAAAAGAGTGGGGGAGAAGAGAGAGGGGAATCATATTTTCTGTTATGTTCCTACCGATAGATGTTAGTTGGATCTAGTCTTGTCTGGTGCTAAAATCCCTTATCGGGAAGAGTATAAGAAAAAATGGATGGAAGAAAAGGAGAAGCGGGAGGACAAAAAAGATGAATGAAGGGGAGGGTGACCACGTCGGCCGTTGTCCGGTGGTCGGCAGTGTTGTACAAATGGTATGTTGTCTATAAAATactggataaaaaaaatattatgtttagtAGAGTTGTACATATGGTATGTTGTTTATAAAATTTGTATGCTTAAAAGAAATTCTAATAATCATGAAATAAGTAATAGTAAACAATATACTAAGCAATAAGTCATTCATATTATGGCTGCATCTCCTGATAATATTagattacatttttttattttaatgccTGATACTACAAAAATGCATTGGTAGTAGCATAATCAATCTGGTCCAGAAAAGAGCAAGAGAATCTTGGACATTAAAAGCAGAAAAACCAACTATTTCCTGCAGCGAAAATACCTAGCTGTTAAAGGAATTCTGCTAACCTCAGCAGTTGTGCCAGTAGTTGAAAATCTTATCCTGTCACTATTTGAATCTCTATAAACACGAACCTGAAATATATCGCCAATATCAATACAACACAAGAAAAAAACATCTAAAATAAAGTAGTGACACATGAAAAGGAAGTAAAATGGGTAGGAAGTAGGAAAGATTCACATACCACACCAATAGTATAAGGAGCATCAGCTTGTCTCATTGCTCGTTCAACTCCAGTTATAAAATTAGGAAAAATCACTCGAAGAGGAAGTGTCGCCTCAGGGAATAAAACTATACCTGCAAGAAGTTGAAAACTAGTGATACAGAAGCTAAAAAAATAGATCCGATGTCCATCTTTGATCCTACCTTATGCAACATCCCTTGTGATAATCTCATTAATTTTAATGGCATTTATAACaagaacataaataaatatcaacTTCAATTGAATGGAGGACATCATCCATGATAAATGATATAGAAAGACATTATTGATGcaaatggataaaaaaaattgtgtaacACTAAAATTTTCTTGGATGCTTGaaccaaaacagaagaaaattcAAGTTGACTtacaaaataggaaaatgttAGTGGTGATGTCATTCAACCTCAACGTTTAGGTAAGTACCTTCTAGATAGAACAGCGGAAGCGTCAGCACAGCGCCACCATCCAAAAATGCCATTCTGTTATGAGTGTCATCAACCTCTGATACACATGCACAAAACAATCGAATCTCATGTTTGATTCAAACATATGTAGGGGAAAAAAGATAATTGACACGAAGATGCCTACCACCAAGGTATGAATGCAATGCAACTAAGGAGGTATCATAAGTGTTGGATGCAGCAGCACCACGGTGACTACAAACCCGagataaaatgatcaaattaacagaaaataaaatgaacaaaatataataatacacGTAGCATTTCCCAGTACACGGAGTGTCaataaacttgaaaattttcaagataATTCCAAACATGTAACAGAATTACTAATGAATATCCTACATTCTGACTGGTCCATCTCTCTAATTTGTAATCCACAGCAACTAAACAGGCACATGCACAAAAAGGCAACACGAACTATCGGCGAACCAAAGTATCCCATGCGCTTGCATGCGTACAAAAAGAAACAGTAAACCTACACAATCTGTCGGGATCACCATTACATCTAGCATCACATGTTAAGCAAATTCTTAGAGGATAAAATCAATAATGAACCAGCGATGGAACTCACAATCTATGTAATGGCATCCAAAAGCCCTAAATCAAACCAAACGTGATAAAAGGCATTCATATAATGCAAGCCACACGTCAATTTCCAGAAACCAAACACTAAAAAGTAAAACAGTACGTACACAAACGTGAAAATTAAAACTATGAAAGAAAAAACTCTGTAAAATGAATCTGAAAATCAACTAGACATTTACATATCCTCGTCAGACAAATCCTCATTGTCGACTTCCTCGATTTCCAACTCCTCCGATTCCAGCTCGCGAATTTGCTCGATTTGTAACCTCTCACTCTCTGGTATCAAATCCTCCTCCATCGATCAATTATCCGAAATTGCACGATTTTTCAAGTGATTTCCGACATGCATCACAGCAGGAAGAGCATTCGGGTGAGATTTAGCGCCGAAAAGGGATGGGTCTCCGCCCGGTTCGTTTGCGTGTCAAATATTTGGCAGCAGAAAGCAAACGtgtctaatttaattaattaactatttattatttttttcaattaaattttttttaattaattttaatttaatatcgGAAAAAAATTGGGCCCAAGTCCGTTTAGTAAAGGAAGTCACACAATTGAAATGGGACAAAGCTTTGGGCCATGAATTGGTCCACTATTACATTTTCCAGATCGTGCAAGAACACGGGGCTTGATTTGGAGTGAAGAATTAGGAGTCTATCGTTGTCATTCGGGGGTGGGATCGCGTCggattgaaataaaaatattacaaaaatattttcaaccaGATCCGACTTGAACTCGAACCGACTTGACCAACCCGAAAcattaataaattattcttttattttaaaaaaaataattaaataaaaataaaaaaattccacACATAacaatagtaatattttaatttaaacacataataacaaaacttTTAACtcaaatatgataattatgtttCATCAGTTTTACAAAATTTGGCAGTAATAATAATTGTCAaaactgttgtgaaaaagtaaaaatttacggtaaaaagtaaaaatctcaaactcttaaaattatcacactacacactttataatatttttctctcaactcaattgtgattttcttcacaaatgagagatctatttatagaaaatttttacaaataatccaaaaataaaatacatcattacctacatcatcacacactaattttcaatattcaacacctaattttacctaattttcaacattcaacattcacattttcaacacaaatatttttcacatttttaaataatttttcaacactcccccttgtgatgatgatcataatgattgtatacattacgtgtttttatactgcctcgttaaaaaccttactaggaaaaacccattgggataaaaaccatagtaagggaaaaagagtgcagtcacgtaaactccccctcatgttgacacgaacaattcttcacaaatttcgtagattgcgcatcccaatattatatatgtgctttctgaatattgtcgtaggaagtgcctttgtgaagagatctgatgagttttcacttgattgaatgtgacgaacatcaatacatttattcttctcaagctccttggtgaatgcgaagaacttaggaggaatatgtttagttctgtcgctttttatgtatccttctttcatttgagcaacacatgcagcattatcttcatatagtatcacaggcttctcgtcgaatgataatccgcatgagatttggatatgttgagtcattgattttaaccacacacattcacggcttgcttcatgtagtgcaataatctcggcatgatttgatgaagttgttacaagtgtttgtttctgtgaacgccaagaaattgcagtgcctccacgagtaaatacatatccagtttgagaacgtgctttgtgtggatcagataagtatccagcatcggcataaccaattatacttggattagcatcttttgaatacaaaagtcccaagtctgtcgttcctcgtagataacggaatatatgtttaattccgttccaatgtctctttgttggatatgtgctaaatcttgccaataaatttacggcaaaagatatatcaggccttgtacaatttgtaagatacataagggcaccgatagcacttagatatggtacttctggaccaagaatatcttcatcatcttcacatggacggaatggatccttttctatgtttaatgatctaacaaccattggagtacttaaaggatttgatttgtccatattaaaacgtttaaggatcttttctgtataatttgtctggtgaacaaatattccacattctttttgttcaatttgtaaacccagacaatacttggtttttccaagatccttcatttcaaattcttctttcaagtatgacacaacttcttgaatttccttatttgttccaatgatgtttaaatcatcaacatatacagcaataattacgcatccggatgttgttttcttaatgaaaacacaagggcatattgaattatttacatatccctttttcatcaagtgatcacttagcctattataccacattctgccggattgcttcaacccatataatgatcttagtaatttcacagaataacattctctgggttttgaactttgtgcttcaggcatcttaaatccttcagggattttcatatatatattactatcaagtgatccatataagtaggctgtaacaacatccataagacgcatttctaaattttcagatactgccaagctaatcaaataccgaaacgtaattgcatccatcacaggagaatacgtttcttcataatcaattccaggcctttgagaaaaaccttgtgcaacaagtcgagctttatatcttactatttcatttttctcatttcgctttcgaataaaaacccatttgtatccaacaggttttacaccttcaggtgtaaggactataggtccaaaaacattacgtttatttagcgaatccaattcaacctggatggcatctttccattttatccaatcctgccgatttttacattcaccaaaagattttggttcatgatcttcattatcatttatgatgtcgattgccacattataagaaaatatatcatcaatttcttctatatcttttcggttccatatttttccagtattaatataattgatagagatttcatgattctcgtcagtttgtggttctgacaaaacattttcatcatcatgtgtttcttcaggaacatcattctctattttgtgatcattatgtgtttcttcaggaacatcattctctattttgtgatcattgtgtttctctatgaattttctttttcgaggatttttatccttggaaccaactggccttccacgcttcaggcgtttaatgacatcatgactatcttcaatttgtttcttcggaatttcaattcgagcaggggcatttgcagcatgtatatatgatttagttaccccttttgtgtctgcaaatgcatctggtatttgatttgctattctttgcaagtgcacaatttgctgtacatctttttcacattgttttgttcttggatccagatgtaacaatgatgatacataccatgtaatttctttttcggtatgtttctgttctccccctaacattgggaagatttcctcattaaaatgacaatcagcaaaacgtgctgtgaacacgtcgcctgtctgtggttcaagatatcgaatgatcgatggactatcataaccaatataaattccaatctttctttgaggtcccattttctttcgttgaggtggtgcaataggcacatacaccatacatccaaaaattctcagatgagaaatgtctggttctttaccaaatgcaagctgcaatggggagtatttatgatatgcacttggtctgatgcgaattaatgaagcagcatgtaaaattgcatgtccccatatagaaatagggagctttgttttcataatcattggtctagcaatcatttgcagacgtttaatcaatgattcagccaatccattttgagtatgtacatgagcaacaggatgctcaacaatgattcccatagacatacaataatcattgaaagtctgggaagtaaattcaccagcattatcaagtctaattttcttgattgtataatcgggaaattgattcctcaattttattatttgagcaagtaatcttgcaaatgcaacatttcgagttgacaataaacatacatgtgaccatctgctggaggcatcaatcaataccataaagtatctgaatggtccacatggtggatggattggtccacaaatatcaccctgaatacgttcaagaaacattggtg
Proteins encoded in this window:
- the LOC140988256 gene encoding uncharacterized protein isoform X1 translates to MEEDLIPESERLQIEQIRELESEELEIEEVDNEDLSDEDIHRGAAASNTYDTSLVALHSYLGEVDDTHNRMAFLDGGAVLTLPLFYLEGIVLFPEATLPLRVIFPNFITGVERAMRQADAPYTIGVVRVYRDSNSDRIRFSTTGTTAEIRQHRRLEDGSVNVVARGQQRFRLKRRLIDAEGAPCGEVQIIREDLPLRTPQEVVGKLAPLRNLQTSSIWSTPSLKDSQLNHCSCEEGKDSDAMSEGSFESELSSAEKSLHQSALASCCPNVNDESMSSDEENFVQHSEFHPELSGLDIYLRSINSEHNKQNLHASSNVGKRTFSGVQHHYRAKWDKRSVALLRNVPGAFWPSWVYNMFDSYSLARKAADRWKQVVKSPSMEGLVMKPDLLSFHIASKIPISESKRQELLEIDGTSYRLRREIELLESFDKIQCKSCQTLIGRRRDMLIMSSDGPLSAYANPHGFVHEVMTLFKTNGVGVAGPPVKEFSWFPGYAWSMAECTTCGTHLGWHFSATRKKMRPRSFWGIRSSQVLDDTK
- the LOC140988256 gene encoding uncharacterized protein isoform X2, whose translation is MAFLDGGAVLTLPLFYLEGIVLFPEATLPLRVIFPNFITGVERAMRQADAPYTIGVVRVYRDSNSDRIRFSTTGTTAEIRQHRRLEDGSVNVVARGQQRFRLKRRLIDAEGAPCGEVQIIREDLPLRTPQEVVGKLAPLRNLQTSSIWSTPSLKDSQLNHCSCEEGKDSDAMSEGSFESELSSAEKSLHQSALASCCPNVNDESMSSDEENFVQHSEFHPELSGLDIYLRSINSEHNKQNLHASSNVGKRTFSGVQHHYRAKWDKRSVALLRNVPGAFWPSWVYNMFDSYSLARKAADRWKQVVKSPSMEGLVMKPDLLSFHIASKIPISESKRQELLEIDGTSYRLRREIELLESFDKIQCKSCQTLIGRRRDMLIMSSDGPLSAYANPHGFVHEVMTLFKTNGVGVAGPPVKEFSWFPGYAWSMAECTTCGTHLGWHFSATRKKMRPRSFWGIRSSQVLDDTK